Proteins encoded together in one Deinococcus sp. Marseille-Q6407 window:
- a CDS encoding V-type ATP synthase subunit I — protein MQQVVIAMRRRESEAVITALQNAGVIHLKPIEGSPLKSDAANEQTSEELRETERLLARVESTIAELGAQRPAEMVHGSVPPRGDWSARIENVATPVAELARERTEVQGDVDVAAAYAEPAAALARLVGPLDRSRRVAVIPFLLHGETDLNEVKASLSEALGDRYELAVESGAAGRVGAVATLAGERDLARTALGRVRLAEMRLPGRFEGIPLEQAASELGQIRTAGRDRLQALNARRDALAAQHGPELFALRDALKDQVAVHDVRSVSARGRYSLVMQGYVPVDRVATLEAALKPFGEGTVYELHPVNEHHDDAIPVELKNSSYVRPFQMVMGLMSPPKYGTFDPTWVMAYLMPFLFGLIIGDVGYGLLFLLTGLWLKGKADRGESWTVPLLGTKLLPETLRDVWSITSVMAFWTILWGFLTGEFFGTWGEHLGLFYLDEQRLNNLWGWTGATFHAEGAPHHGLIPTLFPRLETGYFSNIMLMIALLFGIVQVPWGWAVRVREGLKHGESSHIWEGLAMFGGVVGLILMAFVTKAASDFGLMFNFANPLVWLMWLGFATFVVGYLRVIREFPMLPVELISQGGSVLSYARIFAVGLVSAIMAKLVADLGWNMYENMGVFGAILGLVLAVILTVLILALTLIGHILQPIRLQMVEFLNPTGFNTETSPVYTPLRRLSSANSELVK, from the coding sequence ATGCAGCAGGTGGTGATCGCCATGCGGCGCCGTGAAAGCGAAGCTGTGATCACTGCGCTGCAAAATGCCGGTGTCATCCACCTCAAGCCCATCGAGGGCAGCCCCCTGAAGTCCGACGCGGCCAACGAGCAGACCTCCGAGGAACTCAGGGAAACCGAGCGGCTGCTGGCCCGCGTGGAAAGTACCATTGCCGAACTGGGCGCGCAGCGTCCGGCCGAGATGGTGCACGGCAGTGTGCCGCCTCGCGGTGACTGGTCGGCGCGCATCGAGAATGTGGCGACCCCGGTGGCTGAACTGGCCCGCGAACGCACTGAAGTTCAGGGTGACGTGGACGTCGCTGCCGCTTACGCGGAACCGGCGGCAGCTCTGGCCCGTCTGGTGGGACCGCTGGACCGCAGCCGCCGCGTGGCTGTCATCCCCTTCCTGCTGCACGGCGAAACCGACCTGAATGAGGTTAAGGCTTCGCTGAGCGAGGCGCTAGGTGACCGTTACGAGCTGGCTGTTGAGTCTGGTGCGGCAGGCCGCGTGGGCGCTGTGGCGACTCTGGCCGGCGAACGCGACCTGGCCCGCACCGCGCTGGGCCGGGTCCGTCTGGCCGAAATGCGCCTGCCGGGCCGCTTCGAGGGCATACCCCTGGAGCAGGCCGCCAGTGAACTGGGACAGATCCGCACCGCTGGCCGTGACCGCCTGCAGGCGCTGAACGCCCGGCGCGACGCTCTGGCCGCACAACATGGCCCAGAGCTGTTCGCCCTGCGCGACGCGCTCAAGGATCAGGTGGCCGTGCATGACGTCCGCAGCGTGTCGGCCCGTGGCCGCTACTCGCTGGTGATGCAGGGTTACGTGCCGGTAGACCGCGTGGCGACCCTTGAAGCGGCGCTGAAGCCTTTTGGCGAAGGCACCGTTTACGAACTGCATCCTGTGAACGAGCATCACGACGATGCCATTCCGGTCGAGCTGAAAAACAGCAGCTACGTCCGGCCTTTCCAGATGGTGATGGGCCTGATGAGCCCGCCCAAGTACGGCACCTTTGACCCCACCTGGGTGATGGCTTATCTGATGCCGTTCCTGTTCGGCCTGATTATCGGTGACGTGGGCTACGGCCTACTGTTTCTGCTGACGGGCCTGTGGCTCAAAGGCAAAGCCGACCGCGGCGAAAGCTGGACCGTGCCTCTGCTGGGCACCAAGTTGCTGCCAGAAACCCTGCGCGACGTGTGGAGCATCACCAGCGTGATGGCGTTCTGGACCATTTTGTGGGGCTTCCTGACCGGAGAATTCTTCGGCACCTGGGGCGAGCACCTGGGCCTGTTCTATCTGGATGAGCAGCGGCTCAACAACCTGTGGGGCTGGACCGGCGCCACGTTCCACGCTGAAGGTGCGCCGCACCATGGCCTGATTCCCACGCTGTTCCCCCGCCTGGAAACCGGCTACTTCAGCAACATCATGCTGATGATTGCGCTGCTGTTCGGTATCGTTCAGGTGCCTTGGGGCTGGGCTGTTCGCGTCCGCGAGGGCCTCAAGCACGGCGAATCGTCGCACATCTGGGAAGGTCTGGCGATGTTCGGCGGTGTGGTCGGCCTGATTCTGATGGCATTCGTGACCAAGGCCGCCAGTGACTTCGGCCTGATGTTCAACTTCGCCAATCCCCTCGTCTGGCTGATGTGGCTGGGCTTTGCCACCTTCGTGGTGGGCTACCTGCGCGTCATCCGCGAATTCCCGATGCTGCCGGTCGAACTGATTTCTCAGGGCGGCTCGGTGCTGAGCTACGCCCGTATCTTCGCCGTCGGCCTGGTGTCGGCCATCATGGCCAAACTGGTGGCTGACCTCGGCTGGAACATGTACGAGAATATGGGTGTCTTTGGCGCCATTCTCGGTCTGGTCCTCGCCGTCATCCTGACCGTCCTGATCCTGGCTCTGACCCTGATCGGACACATCCTGCAGCCCATCCGTCTTCAGATGGTGGAATTCCTCAACCCCACCGGCTTCAACACTGAAACCAGCCCGGTGTACACCCCTCTTCGTCGCCTCAGCTCCGCAAACAGTGAGCTGGTGAAATAA
- a CDS encoding V-type ATP synthase subunit K, producing MTKYNKIAFVAVLFALAGVAGAQDTVTTGAANNEGLAAIGKGLALGLGAVGTGLAQARIGSSLVGAVAEDPSKFGQLLLVFLLPETLVILGFVGLFLI from the coding sequence ATGACCAAATACAACAAGATTGCTTTCGTTGCCGTACTGTTCGCTCTGGCTGGCGTGGCTGGCGCTCAGGACACCGTGACCACCGGCGCTGCCAACAATGAAGGTCTGGCCGCCATCGGTAAGGGCCTGGCTCTGGGCCTGGGCGCTGTGGGCACCGGTCTGGCGCAGGCCCGCATCGGTTCGAGCCTGGTGGGCGCCGTGGCCGAAGACCCCAGCAAGTTCGGTCAGCTGCTGCTGGTCTTCCTGCTGCCTGAAACTCTGGTGATTCTGGGCTTCGTGGGCCTGTTCCTGATCTGA
- a CDS encoding V-type ATP synthase subunit E, whose amino-acid sequence MALDKLLENEAQAEIERIRADARARAEQIVGAARAEAQELTESRSRVLDKQYQAGLTRARSAADLEMNAARLSAGEEGIAQVYGLVEQQLRDISGLPAYREILGRLLNEARQAVPEAEVAEVNPRDVELLRSMVSDLEVRGNPGIEGGVRLISQGGKSGITNTLMGRLQTLRGGLTPEIRQMLTGE is encoded by the coding sequence ATGGCCCTGGATAAACTGCTTGAAAACGAAGCTCAGGCCGAGATCGAGCGTATCCGCGCCGATGCCCGCGCCCGTGCGGAGCAGATTGTGGGCGCAGCCCGTGCCGAGGCACAGGAGCTGACCGAAAGCCGCAGCCGGGTGCTGGACAAGCAGTACCAGGCCGGCCTGACCCGCGCCCGCTCCGCTGCGGACCTGGAAATGAACGCCGCTCGCCTCAGCGCCGGTGAAGAAGGCATCGCTCAGGTCTACGGCCTGGTGGAACAGCAGCTGCGTGACATCAGCGGCCTGCCTGCCTACCGTGAGATTCTGGGCCGCCTGCTGAACGAAGCGCGCCAGGCGGTGCCCGAAGCTGAAGTGGCTGAAGTGAACCCCCGCGACGTGGAACTGCTGCGCTCAATGGTCAGCGACCTGGAAGTGCGCGGCAACCCCGGCATCGAGGGCGGCGTGCGCCTGATCAGCCAGGGCGGCAAGAGCGGCATCACCAACACGCTGATGGGCCGCCTGCAGACCCTGCGCGGTGGGCTGACTCCCGAAATCCGGCAGATGCTGACGGGCGAATAA
- a CDS encoding V-type ATPase subunit — MPDDYAYINTRVRMMRNALLDGRSLESALAASSYPEFLRVLSESGFAANLRETTAENAGLPELDRALSRNLFATTQKVLGFADGNSRREIETLLMRWDLVNLKTLARGVVSGRGADAIRGSLIPVGTIKASLLENAAASTDLPGAASAISVSAHPLAAAFRRGVAAYQASGNLLNLEVALDQGYYNHVRKVAQDTSLRTYVGREIDITNALMARQAQAAGVPLNQEFFVPGGRLDAAGYARLASGDTSASPDIAAIMEAPTPQAAEVAARAALDRAARSIGVSDPMGVGIILDFLRRKEIEAAKLRLIGRGKYYGLPEEEIRQEVGA, encoded by the coding sequence ATGCCTGACGATTATGCCTACATCAATACTCGCGTCAGGATGATGCGCAACGCGCTGCTCGACGGCCGCTCGCTGGAATCTGCCCTGGCGGCCAGCAGCTACCCCGAGTTTCTGCGGGTGCTCAGCGAGTCGGGTTTTGCCGCCAACCTGCGCGAAACCACCGCCGAGAACGCCGGCTTGCCCGAGCTTGACCGGGCACTGAGCCGCAACCTGTTCGCAACCACCCAGAAAGTGCTGGGATTTGCAGACGGGAACTCCCGGCGTGAAATCGAGACCCTGCTGATGCGCTGGGACCTGGTCAACCTCAAGACCCTCGCCCGTGGTGTGGTTTCCGGCCGCGGCGCCGACGCCATTCGGGGCAGCCTGATTCCCGTCGGCACCATCAAGGCCAGCCTGCTGGAAAACGCGGCAGCCAGCACCGACCTGCCTGGGGCGGCTTCGGCCATCTCGGTCAGCGCTCACCCGCTGGCGGCGGCGTTCCGCCGGGGCGTGGCGGCCTACCAGGCCAGCGGGAACCTGCTGAACCTGGAAGTGGCGCTGGACCAGGGCTACTACAACCATGTCCGCAAGGTGGCGCAGGACACCTCGCTGCGCACCTACGTGGGCCGCGAGATCGACATCACCAACGCGCTGATGGCCCGTCAGGCCCAGGCCGCCGGAGTGCCGCTGAATCAGGAATTCTTCGTGCCGGGCGGTCGCCTGGACGCTGCTGGGTATGCCCGGCTGGCTTCGGGCGACACCAGCGCCTCGCCGGATATCGCCGCGATCATGGAAGCCCCCACGCCGCAGGCTGCCGAAGTGGCGGCCCGCGCCGCGCTGGACCGGGCGGCCCGCTCGATCGGTGTCTCGGATCCGATGGGTGTGGGTATCATCCTGGACTTCCTGCGCCGTAAGGAAATCGAAGCGGCCAAGCTGCGCCTGATCGGGCGCGGCAAGTACTACGGCCTGCCTGAAGAGGAAATTCGCCAGGAGGTGGGTGCATGA
- a CDS encoding V-type ATP synthase subunit F produces MTAAQRGQRTQRVVILADSETATGYRLAGAEVMEATPETAQAALEQLITGGNYGLVGVDSGLIADPIASTARVMRGRDLPILLPLPSLRDAFSADTEDAKAYMGKLVRETVGFDIKL; encoded by the coding sequence ATGACCGCAGCTCAAAGGGGCCAGCGCACCCAGCGCGTGGTGATTCTGGCCGACAGCGAAACCGCGACTGGCTACCGCCTGGCCGGCGCCGAGGTGATGGAAGCGACCCCCGAGACCGCTCAGGCGGCTCTGGAACAGCTGATCACCGGCGGCAACTACGGCCTGGTGGGGGTGGACAGCGGCTTGATCGCTGATCCCATCGCTTCCACCGCCCGGGTGATGCGCGGCCGCGATCTGCCGATCCTGCTGCCGCTGCCCAGCCTGCGCGACGCTTTCAGCGCCGATACCGAAGACGCCAAGGCGTACATGGGCAAGCTGGTGCGCGAGACGGTGGGCTTCGACATCAAACTGTAA
- a CDS encoding V-type ATP synthase subunit A, with protein sequence MTQQKTGVVQNIAGPAVIANGMYGAKMYDIVRVGKERLVGEIIRLDGDTAFVQVYEDTSGLTVGEPVETTGLPLSVELGPGMLNGIYDGIQRPLDKIREQSGDFIARGIEVSSLDREKKWSFTPTVQAGDEVTGSAILGTVPEFSFTHKILTPPDKSGRLEWVAPAGDYNIDETIARLDDGTELRLAHYWPVRAPRPVAQKLDPSLPFLTGMRILDVLFPLVMGGAAAIPGPFGSGKTVTQQSVAKYGNADIVVYVGCGERGNEMTDVLVEFPELEDPKTGGPLMHRTILIANTSNMPVAAREASVYTGITLAEYFRDQGYSVSLMADSTSRWAEALREISSRLEEMPAEEGYPPYLGAKLAAFYERAGAVKTMAGEDGAVSVIGAVSPAGGDMSEPVTQATLRITGAFWRLDAGLARRRHFPAINWNGSYSLFTPILEQWYRDNVGEDFPELRQRIGNILQQEAALQEVVQLVGPDALQDNERLVIESGRMLRQDFLQQNGFDPVDASASMPKNYGLMRMMLKFYDQADAALRDGATIDEIIASPVIEKLSRARYVSEEEFPAYTDAVMSELDTTFKRGQTQPGGQVLNQEVIA encoded by the coding sequence ATGACGCAACAAAAAACTGGTGTCGTGCAGAACATCGCCGGCCCCGCCGTGATTGCGAACGGCATGTACGGCGCCAAGATGTACGACATCGTGCGCGTAGGCAAGGAGCGTCTGGTCGGTGAAATCATCCGTCTGGACGGCGATACTGCCTTTGTGCAGGTGTATGAAGACACCTCCGGCCTGACGGTCGGCGAGCCGGTGGAAACCACCGGACTGCCGCTGTCGGTGGAGCTGGGCCCGGGCATGCTGAACGGCATCTACGACGGCATTCAGCGCCCGCTGGACAAGATCCGCGAACAGAGCGGTGACTTTATCGCCCGCGGCATCGAAGTGTCCTCGCTGGACCGCGAGAAGAAGTGGAGCTTTACCCCCACTGTACAGGCCGGCGACGAAGTGACCGGCAGCGCGATTCTGGGTACTGTGCCCGAATTCAGCTTCACCCACAAGATCCTGACCCCGCCCGACAAGAGCGGCCGTCTGGAATGGGTGGCGCCGGCCGGTGACTACAACATCGACGAAACCATCGCCCGCCTGGACGACGGCACCGAACTGCGCCTGGCCCACTACTGGCCGGTGCGTGCGCCCCGCCCGGTGGCGCAGAAGCTGGACCCCAGCCTGCCCTTCCTGACCGGTATGCGCATTCTCGACGTGCTGTTCCCGCTGGTGATGGGCGGCGCGGCCGCGATCCCTGGCCCCTTCGGCTCGGGCAAGACCGTGACCCAGCAGTCGGTGGCCAAGTACGGCAACGCCGACATCGTGGTGTATGTGGGCTGCGGCGAACGCGGCAACGAAATGACCGACGTGCTGGTGGAATTCCCTGAACTGGAAGACCCCAAAACCGGTGGCCCCCTGATGCACCGCACCATCTTGATCGCCAACACCTCCAACATGCCGGTGGCGGCGCGTGAAGCTTCGGTGTATACCGGCATCACCCTGGCGGAATACTTCCGCGACCAGGGTTACTCGGTGTCGCTGATGGCCGACTCCACCTCCCGCTGGGCTGAGGCGCTGCGTGAAATCTCCAGCCGCCTGGAAGAAATGCCCGCAGAAGAAGGCTATCCGCCCTACCTGGGCGCCAAGCTGGCCGCTTTCTACGAACGCGCTGGTGCAGTGAAGACCATGGCCGGCGAAGACGGCGCCGTGTCGGTGATTGGCGCTGTGAGCCCTGCCGGCGGCGATATGTCCGAACCCGTGACCCAGGCGACCCTGCGTATTACCGGCGCTTTCTGGCGTCTGGACGCTGGCCTGGCCCGCCGCCGCCACTTCCCCGCGATCAACTGGAACGGTTCCTACTCGCTGTTTACTCCCATTCTGGAGCAGTGGTACCGCGACAACGTGGGCGAAGATTTCCCCGAACTGCGTCAGCGCATCGGCAACATCCTGCAGCAGGAAGCAGCCCTGCAGGAAGTGGTGCAGCTGGTGGGCCCCGACGCTCTGCAGGACAACGAGCGCCTGGTGATCGAATCGGGCCGGATGCTGCGCCAGGATTTCCTGCAGCAGAACGGTTTCGACCCGGTGGACGCCTCGGCTTCGATGCCCAAGAACTACGGCCTGATGCGCATGATGCTGAAGTTCTACGACCAGGCCGACGCGGCCCTGCGTGACGGTGCGACCATTGACGAAATCATCGCCAGCCCGGTGATCGAAAAGCTGTCCCGCGCGCGTTACGTGTCTGAAGAAGAGTTCCCGGCCTACACCGACGCGGTGATGAGCGAGCTGGACACCACCTTTAAGCGTGGCCAGACCCAGCCCGGCGGACAGGTCCTGAACCAGGAGGTCATTGCATGA
- a CDS encoding V-type ATP synthase subunit B has product MTLLKKEYNDVSYISGPLLFVNAASDLAYNSIVDIKDGQGNIRGGQVIQVSDKNAVIQVFEETRGLDLATASVSLVEDVARLGVSREMIGRRFDGLGRPIDGLPEVVAEKRLNINGQAMNPASRAKPEAFIQTGISTIDVNTSLIRGQKLPIFSGSGLPHNELAAQIARQAKVPGHEGDFAVVFAAMGLTQREVSFFTQEFERTGALARSVLFLNRADDPAVERLLTPRMALTTAEYLAFEQGYHVLVILTDITNYCEALREIGGAREEIPGRRGFPGYMYTDLASLYERAGVVEGKPGSVTQIPILSMPDDDITHPIPDLTGYITEGQIVVDRGLNSKGVYPPINPLPSLSRLMGNGIGKGKTRADHKNVSDQLFASYANGLDLRKLVAITGEDALTENDKLFLKFADDFEQYFIGQGDQDRSIEDSLTVAWGIMSKLPQNQLTRIGKGDIEQYYGTKIDESWKGSN; this is encoded by the coding sequence ATGACCCTGCTGAAAAAAGAGTACAACGACGTTTCGTACATCTCCGGCCCGCTGCTGTTCGTGAATGCGGCCTCGGACCTGGCCTACAACTCCATCGTGGACATCAAGGACGGTCAGGGCAACATCCGCGGCGGTCAGGTGATTCAGGTCAGCGACAAGAATGCCGTGATTCAGGTGTTCGAAGAAACCCGCGGCCTGGACCTGGCAACCGCTTCGGTCAGCCTGGTGGAAGACGTGGCCCGCCTGGGCGTGAGCCGTGAGATGATCGGCCGCCGCTTTGACGGTCTGGGCCGCCCCATCGACGGCCTGCCCGAAGTGGTGGCGGAAAAGCGCCTGAACATCAACGGTCAGGCCATGAACCCCGCCAGCCGCGCCAAGCCCGAAGCGTTCATTCAGACCGGCATCAGCACCATCGACGTGAACACCTCGCTGATCCGCGGTCAGAAGTTGCCGATTTTCTCTGGCTCGGGTCTGCCGCACAACGAGCTGGCCGCCCAGATCGCCCGTCAGGCCAAGGTGCCCGGACACGAAGGCGACTTTGCGGTGGTGTTCGCCGCGATGGGCCTGACCCAGCGCGAAGTGAGCTTCTTCACCCAAGAATTTGAACGCACCGGCGCTCTGGCCCGGTCCGTGCTGTTCCTGAACCGCGCCGACGACCCCGCCGTGGAACGTCTGTTGACCCCCCGCATGGCGCTGACCACCGCCGAGTACCTGGCCTTCGAGCAGGGCTACCACGTGCTGGTCATCCTGACCGACATCACCAATTACTGCGAAGCGCTGCGTGAAATCGGCGGGGCGCGCGAAGAAATCCCTGGCCGCCGTGGCTTCCCCGGCTACATGTACACCGACCTGGCGAGCCTGTACGAGCGCGCCGGCGTGGTGGAAGGCAAGCCCGGCTCGGTCACCCAGATTCCGATTCTGTCGATGCCCGACGACGACATCACCCACCCCATCCCCGACCTGACCGGCTACATCACCGAAGGCCAGATCGTGGTGGACCGTGGCCTGAACTCCAAGGGCGTGTACCCGCCCATCAACCCGCTGCCTTCGCTCAGCCGACTGATGGGCAACGGCATCGGCAAGGGCAAGACCCGCGCCGACCACAAGAACGTGTCGGACCAGCTGTTCGCGTCTTACGCCAACGGCCTGGACCTGCGCAAGCTGGTGGCGATCACCGGTGAAGACGCACTGACCGAGAACGACAAACTGTTCCTGAAGTTCGCTGACGATTTCGAGCAGTACTTCATCGGCCAGGGTGACCAGGACCGCAGCATCGAAGACAGCCTGACGGTGGCCTGGGGCATCATGAGCAAGCTGCCCCAGAACCAGCTGACCCGTATCGGCAAGGGCGACATTGAGCAGTACTACGGCACCAAGATCGACGAAAGCTGGAAGGGCAGCAACTGA
- a CDS encoding V-type ATP synthase subunit D: MAEQISPTRSALLASKASLKTASSGADLLKRKRDALIAEFFALVKDALAAREQLAGVSKGAYTSLLGAKAWDSPEAVESLSLGSSDDYTIDMVIESIYGVKVPRMTVPERRTGGGFSPINVGGRTIQAATDFNEVLEAIVKVAGTETKLRRIGEEIKKTSRRVNALEQVVIPGIQADIRFIRGVLDQREREESFRLKKIKAKLEAEAAAEGEQQAAQGGNHGSAA, from the coding sequence ATGGCCGAACAAATCAGCCCTACCCGCTCCGCGCTGCTGGCCTCTAAAGCCAGCCTGAAGACTGCATCCAGCGGCGCCGACCTGCTGAAACGCAAGCGCGACGCCCTGATTGCCGAGTTTTTTGCCCTGGTCAAGGACGCCCTGGCCGCCCGCGAGCAGCTGGCCGGCGTGAGCAAAGGTGCTTACACCAGCCTGCTGGGTGCCAAGGCCTGGGACAGCCCCGAGGCGGTGGAAAGCCTCAGCCTGGGCTCCAGTGACGACTACACCATCGACATGGTGATCGAGAGCATTTACGGGGTGAAGGTTCCCCGGATGACCGTGCCCGAGCGCCGCACCGGCGGCGGGTTCAGCCCCATTAACGTGGGTGGCCGCACCATTCAGGCCGCGACCGATTTCAACGAGGTGCTGGAAGCCATCGTAAAGGTGGCCGGTACCGAGACCAAGCTGCGCCGCATCGGCGAGGAAATCAAAAAGACCTCCCGCCGCGTGAACGCGCTGGAACAGGTCGTGATCCCCGGTATTCAGGCCGATATCCGCTTTATTCGTGGCGTGCTGGACCAGCGCGAACGCGAGGAAAGCTTCCGCCTGAAGAAGATCAAGGCCAAGCTGGAAGCCGAAGCCGCCGCCGAAGGCGAGCAGCAGGCAGCCCAGGGCGGCAACCACGGTTCCGCTGCCTGA
- a CDS encoding DUF1345 domain-containing protein: protein MGGRTGLAFVLFASWFGLLVAGLFLPLAGKLSLPFWQEKLFIVLCVLTVACAWLMAHFAYALHYAYLYYRQDRGGLDFPGNEPLDLMDFAYFAFTVGTTAASSDVNITSREVRRVVMGHTLFSFVFNTAILALTLQFAVS from the coding sequence TTGGGCGGGCGAACTGGTTTGGCCTTCGTGCTGTTCGCCAGCTGGTTTGGGCTGCTGGTGGCTGGCTTGTTCCTGCCGCTGGCGGGCAAGCTGAGCCTTCCTTTTTGGCAGGAAAAGCTGTTTATAGTGCTGTGCGTGCTGACCGTGGCCTGCGCCTGGCTGATGGCCCACTTCGCCTACGCCCTACACTACGCTTACCTGTACTACCGCCAGGACAGGGGTGGGCTGGACTTCCCCGGAAATGAACCGCTGGACCTGATGGACTTTGCCTATTTCGCGTTCACCGTTGGCACCACGGCGGCCAGCTCAGATGTGAATATCACCAGCCGGGAAGTGCGGCGCGTAGTGATGGGACACACGCTCTTTTCCTTTGTATTCAATACGGCCATCCTGGCACTCACCTTGCAGTTTGCCGTGTCCTGA
- a CDS encoding potassium channel family protein, whose amino-acid sequence MKAKQCLVVGLGRFGSAVATTLYEMGHEVVAIDHVEENVERIMNRVTHAAIVDATDERGMRSIGVGDFDVVVIAIGSDVQANILATMIAKSLGAPYVVSKAVDEMARRVLERIGADLVVRPEHDMGLRLARQIANPNVVDTLDLGSDYAIVELEANERLRGTLMDLNMTGRFGVQVIAIGRRGDLEVSPRADSLIESHDKLVVIGTGHDIDELRRYLDK is encoded by the coding sequence ATGAAAGCCAAACAGTGTCTGGTGGTGGGTCTGGGCCGCTTCGGCAGCGCCGTGGCGACCACCCTGTACGAGATGGGCCATGAGGTCGTCGCCATCGACCACGTCGAGGAAAACGTGGAGCGAATCATGAACCGCGTCACCCACGCCGCCATCGTGGACGCCACCGACGAACGTGGCATGCGTTCTATCGGGGTGGGCGATTTTGACGTGGTGGTGATTGCCATCGGGTCCGACGTGCAGGCCAACATTCTGGCGACCATGATCGCCAAGAGCCTGGGCGCGCCCTACGTGGTGAGCAAAGCGGTGGACGAAATGGCCCGCCGGGTGCTGGAACGCATCGGCGCCGACCTGGTGGTGCGCCCCGAACACGACATGGGCCTGCGGCTGGCGCGGCAGATCGCCAACCCCAACGTGGTGGATACCCTGGACCTGGGCAGCGATTACGCCATCGTGGAACTGGAAGCCAACGAGCGGCTGCGCGGCACCCTGATGGACCTAAACATGACCGGCCGCTTCGGCGTACAGGTGATCGCTATCGGGCGGCGGGGTGATTTGGAAGTCAGCCCCCGCGCCGACAGCCTGATCGAATCCCACGACAAACTGGTCGTGATCGGCACCGGGCACGACATTGACGAGCTGCGGCGCTACCTGGACAAGTAG